One genomic window of Borreliella garinii includes the following:
- the bamA gene encoding outer membrane protein assembly factor BamA, translating into MGSIRGLVFISFLMVFTVFSFGQVENYKGKVIKAINFEGLKNKKEVDFINILKPYIGVAYSNEIFDKLQIELYSLDYFSGLIKPIFKIDGEDLFITFIVKEKSLVNSVVFFDSSRVFWNSELIEKVNIKTNEPFNLASVNKGIDKLEEMYKNMGYLEVSANFEIKEEENLVDIIFNIVAGPKYIIKGIDFEGNLSFKSSTLRKSLASRVVSLFSDGKYLKSNIDKDKRQLESFYKNNGYIDIKIINNTVDIKDSLRGSQRLEKEVFLKYFISEGNVFKFGKLEIFGNSVFSLEELKSFITFREGDIFNNSKFEQDFTKIKESYFKEGYIFTEIIPSQKIRGEFVDFLIKISEKDKAHIESITVSKNKNTASHVILREIPLQEGDVFSLDKFKIGMVNLQQLGYFSNVIPDIVPSNTEGLMKINLNIEERATSNFGFGMNFGGNSNSSFPFSIFGQWELSNFLSEGYYFAARLNLSFLEQSLSLTFRDNWFFQKRWTVGGFVDFSHSVNTAYQDINGPIFSGKREVPDPFTSWEEYRDAKSFSDFNAMNYSLLKLSFGGFTGYTFSNYLGKQTILGTLQTALKYVFYDNEVNRPSNYYLRDNYKTLRFENSLSLSAAWDTRNSTSLSNNGFLLKQQFDFFGGFLFGQSHFVKSATTFERYFSLLGYEDVFTPYFDIILTLRSVYSNILPPLGNGFEIEIQPHHHIVLSENFMQARGWGILKNIYSSFVNTVQVSIPLLKNILVWDVFFIDFASYSLEGQENSLFRPFSSFAFSWGTGIRSLLPQLPLSFVIAYPFYFDNDTVNSYYKYFSGFKFFLGIEMRY; encoded by the coding sequence ATGGGTTCAATTAGAGGTTTGGTTTTTATAAGTTTTTTAATGGTTTTTACTGTTTTTAGTTTTGGTCAAGTTGAAAATTACAAAGGGAAAGTAATAAAGGCTATTAATTTTGAAGGCCTTAAGAATAAGAAAGAGGTGGATTTTATTAATATTTTGAAACCTTATATTGGTGTGGCATATTCTAATGAAATTTTTGATAAATTGCAAATTGAGCTTTATTCTCTTGATTATTTTTCTGGGCTTATTAAGCCTATATTTAAAATAGATGGTGAGGATCTTTTTATCACATTTATTGTAAAAGAAAAATCTTTGGTTAATTCTGTTGTTTTTTTTGATAGTAGTAGAGTTTTTTGGAATAGTGAACTTATTGAAAAGGTAAATATTAAGACCAATGAGCCTTTTAATCTTGCAAGTGTTAATAAAGGTATTGACAAGCTTGAAGAGATGTATAAAAATATGGGATACCTTGAGGTTTCTGCAAATTTTGAAATTAAAGAAGAAGAAAATTTAGTTGATATTATTTTTAATATAGTAGCTGGACCTAAATATATTATTAAAGGAATTGACTTTGAAGGAAATTTAAGCTTTAAAAGTAGCACTTTGAGAAAATCTTTAGCATCAAGAGTAGTATCTCTTTTCTCCGATGGTAAATATTTAAAAAGTAATATTGACAAGGATAAGCGGCAATTAGAATCTTTTTATAAAAATAATGGGTATATTGATATTAAGATTATAAATAATACTGTTGATATTAAAGATTCTCTTAGGGGTTCTCAAAGGTTAGAAAAGGAAGTTTTTTTGAAATATTTTATTTCAGAAGGCAATGTTTTTAAATTTGGAAAGCTTGAAATTTTTGGCAATTCGGTTTTTAGTTTAGAAGAATTAAAAAGTTTTATTACCTTTAGGGAAGGTGATATTTTTAATAATTCTAAATTTGAGCAGGATTTTACCAAAATTAAGGAAAGTTACTTTAAGGAAGGGTATATTTTTACAGAAATTATTCCTTCACAAAAGATAAGAGGGGAGTTTGTTGATTTTTTAATTAAAATTTCAGAAAAGGATAAAGCTCATATTGAATCTATTACTGTTTCAAAAAATAAAAATACAGCTTCGCATGTAATACTTAGGGAGATTCCCCTTCAAGAGGGAGATGTTTTTAGTTTGGATAAATTTAAGATCGGCATGGTTAATTTACAGCAGCTTGGTTATTTTTCAAATGTAATCCCCGATATTGTTCCAAGTAATACGGAAGGGCTTATGAAAATAAATTTAAACATTGAGGAGCGAGCAACAAGTAATTTTGGATTTGGTATGAATTTTGGAGGCAATTCAAATTCTTCCTTTCCATTCTCAATATTTGGGCAATGGGAGCTTTCTAATTTTTTGAGCGAAGGGTATTATTTTGCTGCAAGGCTAAATTTATCTTTTTTAGAGCAAAGTCTTAGTTTGACATTTAGAGATAATTGGTTTTTTCAGAAAAGATGGACTGTGGGTGGATTTGTAGACTTTTCACATTCTGTTAATACTGCTTATCAGGATATTAATGGGCCTATTTTTTCTGGCAAAAGGGAAGTTCCTGATCCATTTACAAGTTGGGAAGAATATCGAGATGCTAAAAGCTTTTCCGATTTTAATGCTATGAATTATTCTTTGCTTAAACTTAGTTTTGGAGGGTTTACAGGATATACTTTTTCTAATTATCTTGGCAAACAAACTATTCTTGGCACTTTGCAAACCGCTTTAAAATATGTTTTTTATGATAATGAGGTTAACAGACCTTCAAATTATTATTTAAGAGATAATTACAAAACTTTGAGATTTGAAAATTCTCTTAGTTTGAGCGCAGCTTGGGATACAAGAAATTCCACTTCTTTATCTAATAATGGATTTTTGCTTAAACAGCAGTTTGATTTTTTTGGCGGATTTTTATTTGGTCAGAGTCATTTTGTTAAATCTGCTACAACCTTTGAGAGGTATTTTTCTCTCCTAGGGTATGAGGACGTGTTTACTCCTTATTTTGATATTATTTTAACCCTAAGGAGCGTCTATTCAAATATACTTCCTCCTCTTGGTAATGGTTTTGAAATTGAAATTCAACCCCATCACCACATAGTCCTTAGTGAAAATTTTATGCAGGCTAGAGGTTGGGGGATTTTGAAAAATATTTACAGTTCCTTTGTAAATACCGTGCAAGTGTCTATCCCTTTGTTGAAAAATATTTTAGTTTGGGATGTTTTTTTTATAGATTTCGCTTCCTATTCTTTAGAAGGGCAAGAAAATTCTTTATTTAGACCTTTTAGTAGTTTTGCTTTTAGCTGGGGAACTGGAATCAGAAGTCTTTTGCCTCAGTTGCCACTGTCTTTTGTAATAGCCTATCCTTTTTATTTTGATAATGATACAGTTAACAGTTATTACAAATATTTTTCTGGATTTAAATTTTTCTTAGGAATTGAGATGAGATATTGA
- a CDS encoding translocation/assembly module TamB domain-containing protein: protein MNLGFLRNKTFLLFTLPFFVFVLIIFSINLFVQVQIYSAKFFVVKYLESKFGFRIKYDKISPYFLSSIKIDGLELSLDGKDKILMDVVRVDLNLFKLILGDENIILNVYVKGSNLNFDINDFSLSNDLNSNSAYDNENIILNKIINYLYRLNINLENININIKLNKNHSWLNFKVKNFSLSTVDEDFLFSSVVDFSAVKNLEINLPSERVDDGILDSTFYFEGKFKKGFEDGYVNFSFFEFKTKYFSLLEQGFQINYSKGNLKIFNLRRENFDFNLSYDKANGFIRLDALFFNVNLLDWIKLNEDFEVYKDYFDISLNGQLAFSYDFKDKDLRYAGIIDSSLNVDTIGKEIQGLQLEIKGNDSIVSVKNAILKLKRGVVNYKGYYSLKDLLPIGRLNFKSAKILNFNDLNGYLNFKKDKNIFSVNSDNFSLGNLSFQNLSLKTYFLKDKIFIDYLIYLENKNSQIFLKGDLKDEEFSFNLGIKELPLLFLKEVIPSSYLINFFPRTLLSGKYLNLVSDFNLNKFDYHKNRLKTFNFMVFSKLDNFKFIFDASGEKNFYKSNNFELQYNDHNLHSSLFVELFESGFNISTNFSYLDKNYPLHFNINLKNKLIVAESPLGIKFNFNYFDSKIIYALNVNGFKVYNKTSDLLININFNGSYLGLNDDLKFKIDKFNIVKASKIPSYNFNFGFKGLYEYDKLHISDVKLVNKLSNLQGYGQFNLKDNLNGSLNLFSSLNSERYFLGVNSDEYGSYFLLKFQDLDFYNFNSLSLLEGKVNGNFLLNFKKNDFKNYSLSGYLEADKLTLLGVPIQFSLNLGLLDNKLNIYDIKAKRNKQEFLTGSLRYDLSSSIGVSNMVFSSDLFSYKFNANFRNFESRDEERFGVLKTKTEGEFSFRDIKYKDEFLSNLTVEFSNDFEKFNMTSIDYDLINVSYHYSSGEYSFILKDYLPLSFNSSGKIIKNKILGNVRDIKFDSKIITKDFLDSHSLFNIDNHFILYDLVLNGEFDIDGDLYNPNINGILNIQKGLISTEYLRASRKFGGDRILEIFDMPVKIQDNKIIFSNDFNLDRYSKVFVSTSLNLNFLSDTIIDYYKIDINVTGRTGVPIKFDKIALSFTGYALGNFSIEGNADEIMFKGILNISNAWVYSLESSIVNLLVNPFKQTKRVQTVDVNVRDFDILTHLEIDFDSGVTFHWPDSNISFLQATISRGDKLVIKSDTKTDDFILKGDLNIASGFVNYNNKKFIFKSGAYISFNESRAKFDPWIKAEATNTIKDRNDKLLVTIGIDSPLSLWKIEFMSYPSRSEQEIKYLLSGSTMGEAEGGLRSAGTNAAEMAIGIVSDIALDFLIQPIEDYMRSVLNLDLLSIKTDILKNSINSNFFKIGNPTFVDVLDNTSVKVGKYLVEGVFISGGFGFLKEQMTPFSKDLNFVINLGIEFDSPFFLVNYEFDYNFMKKGLDGIGNNIGISWKFKY from the coding sequence ATGAATTTGGGGTTTTTGAGAAATAAGACATTTTTATTGTTTACTCTACCATTTTTTGTTTTTGTTTTAATAATTTTTTCCATTAATCTATTTGTTCAAGTTCAAATTTATTCTGCAAAGTTTTTTGTTGTCAAATATCTTGAATCCAAATTTGGCTTTAGGATTAAATATGATAAAATTTCACCGTATTTTTTATCATCTATTAAAATAGACGGTTTAGAACTAAGCTTAGATGGAAAAGATAAAATCTTAATGGATGTTGTTAGGGTAGATTTAAATCTGTTTAAATTAATTTTAGGTGATGAAAATATTATTTTAAATGTTTATGTTAAAGGTAGTAATTTAAATTTTGATATAAACGATTTTAGTTTATCGAATGATTTAAATTCTAACAGTGCCTACGACAATGAAAATATAATTTTAAATAAAATTATAAACTATCTTTACAGATTAAATATTAATTTAGAAAATATCAATATTAATATTAAGCTTAACAAGAATCATAGTTGGTTGAATTTTAAAGTTAAAAATTTTTCTTTAAGCACCGTAGATGAAGATTTTTTATTTAGCTCTGTAGTTGATTTTAGTGCTGTTAAAAATTTAGAAATTAATTTACCGTCTGAAAGAGTTGATGATGGAATTTTAGATTCAACTTTCTATTTTGAGGGGAAATTCAAAAAAGGCTTTGAGGATGGTTATGTTAATTTTAGTTTTTTTGAATTTAAAACAAAATATTTTTCTTTGCTTGAGCAAGGATTCCAAATAAATTATTCAAAAGGAAATTTAAAAATTTTTAATTTAAGAAGAGAGAATTTTGATTTTAATTTAAGTTATGACAAAGCCAATGGTTTTATTCGATTAGATGCTTTATTTTTTAATGTTAATCTTTTAGATTGGATTAAGCTAAATGAAGACTTTGAAGTTTATAAAGATTATTTTGATATAAGTTTAAATGGTCAGTTGGCATTTTCTTATGATTTTAAAGATAAAGATTTAAGATATGCAGGAATAATAGATTCTTCTTTAAATGTAGATACTATAGGCAAAGAAATTCAAGGCTTACAACTTGAAATCAAAGGGAATGATAGCATTGTAAGTGTTAAGAATGCTATTTTAAAGCTTAAAAGGGGAGTTGTAAACTATAAAGGTTATTATTCTTTAAAAGACTTGCTTCCAATAGGGCGTCTCAACTTTAAGTCTGCAAAAATTTTAAATTTTAATGACCTAAATGGGTATTTAAATTTCAAGAAAGATAAAAATATTTTTTCAGTTAATTCTGATAATTTTAGTCTTGGGAATCTTAGTTTTCAAAATTTAAGTTTAAAAACTTATTTTCTAAAGGATAAAATTTTTATTGACTATTTGATTTATTTGGAAAATAAAAATTCTCAAATTTTTTTAAAAGGCGACCTTAAAGATGAGGAATTTTCTTTCAATTTAGGCATTAAAGAGCTTCCTTTGCTTTTTTTAAAAGAAGTTATTCCTAGTTCTTACTTAATAAATTTTTTCCCCAGGACTTTATTGTCAGGCAAATATTTAAATTTAGTTTCTGATTTTAATTTAAATAAATTTGATTATCATAAAAATAGATTAAAAACATTCAATTTCATGGTATTTTCAAAGTTAGATAATTTCAAATTTATATTTGATGCTAGTGGAGAAAAAAATTTTTATAAATCAAACAACTTTGAGTTGCAGTACAATGATCACAATTTGCATTCCAGTTTGTTTGTTGAGCTATTTGAAAGTGGATTCAATATTAGCACGAATTTTTCTTATTTGGATAAAAATTATCCTTTGCATTTTAATATCAATCTTAAAAACAAGCTTATTGTTGCTGAATCTCCTCTTGGCATCAAATTCAATTTTAATTATTTTGATTCTAAAATAATTTATGCCCTTAATGTTAATGGTTTCAAGGTTTACAATAAAACTTCTGATCTTTTGATAAATATAAATTTTAATGGGAGCTATTTGGGTCTTAATGATGATTTAAAATTTAAAATAGATAAGTTTAATATAGTAAAAGCTTCTAAAATACCCTCTTACAATTTTAATTTTGGCTTTAAGGGCTTATATGAATATGATAAATTGCACATTTCCGATGTTAAGCTTGTAAACAAGCTTTCAAATTTGCAAGGATATGGACAATTTAATTTAAAAGATAATCTTAATGGAAGTTTGAATCTATTTTCCAGCTTAAATTCAGAACGATATTTTTTAGGTGTTAATTCCGATGAATATGGTAGTTATTTTTTGCTTAAATTCCAAGACTTAGATTTTTACAATTTTAATTCTTTATCCCTTTTAGAGGGGAAGGTTAATGGTAATTTTTTGCTAAATTTTAAAAAGAATGATTTTAAAAATTATTCTTTGAGTGGATATCTTGAGGCCGATAAATTAACTTTATTGGGCGTGCCCATACAGTTTTCTCTAAATTTAGGATTATTGGACAATAAACTTAACATATATGACATAAAAGCCAAGCGCAATAAACAAGAGTTTCTCACTGGTAGTCTAAGGTATGATCTAAGCAGTTCTATAGGTGTATCTAATATGGTTTTTAGTAGTGACTTATTTTCTTATAAGTTTAACGCAAATTTCAGAAACTTTGAAAGTAGAGATGAAGAGCGATTTGGAGTTTTGAAAACCAAAACAGAGGGTGAATTCTCCTTTAGAGATATTAAATATAAAGATGAGTTTTTATCTAATCTGACTGTTGAATTTAGCAATGATTTTGAAAAATTTAATATGACTTCAATTGATTATGACCTTATTAATGTTTCATACCATTATAGCAGTGGGGAATATAGCTTTATTTTAAAAGATTATTTACCTCTTAGTTTTAATTCGTCAGGCAAAATAATTAAAAATAAAATTCTTGGGAATGTCAGAGATATTAAATTTGATTCAAAAATAATCACTAAAGATTTTTTAGACTCACATTCTTTATTTAATATTGACAATCATTTTATTCTTTATGATCTTGTTTTAAATGGTGAATTTGATATTGATGGGGATTTATATAATCCTAATATTAATGGAATTTTAAATATTCAAAAAGGGTTAATAAGTACTGAGTATTTAAGAGCTTCTAGAAAGTTTGGTGGTGATAGGATTTTAGAAATATTTGATATGCCAGTTAAAATTCAGGATAATAAAATCATTTTTAGTAATGATTTTAACCTAGATAGATACTCCAAAGTTTTTGTTTCTACTAGCTTAAATTTAAATTTTTTAAGTGATACTATTATTGATTATTACAAAATAGATATTAATGTGACTGGTAGAACAGGAGTTCCTATTAAGTTTGACAAAATTGCTTTAAGCTTTACAGGTTATGCTTTAGGCAATTTTTCAATTGAAGGTAATGCTGATGAAATTATGTTTAAAGGCATTTTAAATATTTCAAACGCTTGGGTTTATTCTCTTGAAAGTTCTATTGTTAATTTATTAGTAAATCCCTTTAAGCAAACAAAAAGAGTGCAAACAGTTGATGTTAATGTCAGGGATTTTGATATTTTGACTCATCTTGAAATAGATTTTGACAGCGGTGTTACTTTTCATTGGCCAGATAGTAATATTTCGTTTTTACAAGCTACTATTTCAAGAGGAGATAAGCTTGTAATAAAATCTGATACAAAAACCGATGATTTTATTCTTAAAGGAGATTTGAACATTGCAAGTGGTTTTGTTAATTATAATAATAAAAAATTTATCTTTAAAAGTGGCGCTTATATATCTTTTAATGAGAGCAGAGCTAAATTTGATCCATGGATAAAGGCTGAGGCTACAAATACTATTAAAGATAGAAATGATAAACTGCTTGTTACAATAGGTATTGATAGTCCTTTAAGTTTATGGAAAATCGAGTTTATGTCTTATCCTTCTAGATCTGAACAAGAGATTAAATATTTACTCTCAGGTTCAACAATGGGTGAAGCTGAGGGGGGATTGCGATCGGCAGGGACTAATGCTGCCGAAATGGCAATTGGAATAGTAAGTGACATTGCTCTTGATTTTTTAATTCAACCCATTGAAGATTATATGCGTTCTGTATTAAACTTAGATTTGTTGAGTATAAAGACAGATATATTAAAGAATTCTATTAATAGTAATTTTTTTAAAATTGGGAATCCTACTTTTGTTGATGTTCTTGACAATACAAGTGTTAAGGTGGGGAAATATCTTGTTGAGGGTGTTTTTATTAGTGGGGGCTTTGGTTTTCTAAAAGAGCAAATGACTCCTTTTTCAAAGGATTTAAATTTTGTTATTAATTTGGGTATTGAGTTTGATTCTCCATTTTTCTTGGTTAATTATGAGTTTGATTACAATTTTATGAAAAAAGGTTTAGATGGGATAGGAAATAATATAGGTATTTCTTGGAAATTTAAATATTAA
- the tmk gene encoding dTMP kinase, which translates to MIKILKNFYCIEGIDGSGKTSITNKLKTLCNGESRYYFTKEPSNGIIGKMIKEQLMNFENPLKESTFAYLYAADRHDHLYKKGGILEILNTKTKKIITDRYLFSSIAYQGNLGYELNKDFPLPEKVFFIETDPNIAYERIQKNRTQSDLFELEKYKTFEQIALKYLKIFKELEKKINVIYINNSIKDNLDETARKIFNLIKF; encoded by the coding sequence GTGATCAAAATATTAAAAAACTTTTATTGCATAGAAGGAATTGATGGAAGCGGAAAAACAAGTATTACCAATAAACTAAAAACTCTTTGCAACGGTGAATCAAGGTATTATTTCACAAAAGAACCGTCAAACGGAATAATTGGAAAAATGATAAAAGAGCAACTAATGAATTTTGAAAATCCTTTAAAAGAATCTACATTTGCATATCTTTATGCAGCAGATCGACACGATCATTTATATAAAAAAGGTGGAATACTAGAAATTTTAAACACAAAAACCAAAAAAATAATAACTGATCGCTATTTATTCTCATCAATCGCCTATCAAGGAAATTTGGGATATGAATTAAATAAAGATTTTCCATTACCTGAAAAAGTATTTTTTATTGAAACAGACCCAAACATAGCTTATGAAAGGATCCAAAAAAATAGAACACAAAGTGATCTTTTTGAGCTTGAAAAATACAAAACTTTCGAACAAATTGCTCTTAAGTATTTAAAAATATTTAAAGAACTAGAAAAAAAAATTAATGTAATTTACATTAACAATTCAATAAAAGATAATTTAGATGAAACCGCAAGAAAAATTTTTAATCTAATAAAATTCTAA
- a CDS encoding thymidine kinase codes for MGFCLDFANKEDAKLSNIVSISHFDFKVKINLILVVGPMGSGKTEYAAKIYKDSLIVRKKSFKVLGNVIKGNRSRVNVFYIRNFFDKRRFQDYPENVIPYRGGGKDKIDEIGFASNSFDIENLIASNPSCGTFIIDEACFYDERLIFVLNKISLNENILFILPTLLYNFRKESFNDTAKLLVEYSDKIYKLGAYCEHIDCMEESFFSYRYYFYNNKEIPAPYFDPLFIVGGDEKIESAIYPNYATRCSMHHYLVGKEYFFSFLKPFALLYSQGDKKFLENEIVALSTDVENSNFINSLDNEKACEFRAEILRNIVELPFLAERALITLFSEYSILSKDNFKDLVFKFSLNKDYINKIFFSKEGREFF; via the coding sequence TTGGGCTTTTGTTTAGACTTTGCTAATAAAGAAGATGCTAAATTAAGTAACATTGTGTCTATTAGCCATTTTGATTTTAAAGTAAAAATAAATTTAATTCTTGTAGTTGGACCCATGGGAAGTGGGAAAACAGAATATGCGGCAAAAATCTATAAAGATTCGCTTATTGTAAGAAAAAAATCTTTCAAGGTGTTGGGTAATGTTATTAAAGGAAATAGGAGTAGGGTTAATGTATTCTATATTAGAAATTTTTTCGACAAGAGGAGGTTTCAGGATTATCCAGAAAATGTAATACCATATAGAGGTGGTGGAAAAGATAAAATCGATGAGATTGGTTTTGCCAGCAACTCTTTTGATATTGAAAACTTAATAGCCTCTAATCCTAGTTGTGGTACTTTTATTATTGATGAGGCATGTTTTTATGATGAGCGTTTAATTTTTGTTTTAAATAAAATTTCGTTAAATGAGAATATTTTATTTATATTACCCACATTGCTTTATAATTTTAGAAAAGAATCTTTTAATGATACTGCTAAACTTTTGGTAGAATATTCAGATAAAATTTATAAACTCGGAGCTTATTGTGAGCACATTGATTGCATGGAAGAATCTTTTTTTTCGTATAGATATTATTTTTACAACAACAAAGAAATCCCAGCTCCTTATTTTGATCCTTTGTTTATTGTTGGTGGTGATGAAAAAATTGAATCTGCTATTTATCCAAATTATGCTACAAGATGTTCAATGCATCATTATCTTGTGGGTAAAGAATATTTTTTTTCCTTTTTAAAGCCATTTGCTTTGCTGTATTCACAAGGAGATAAGAAATTCCTTGAAAATGAAATTGTAGCTTTAAGCACCGATGTTGAAAATTCTAATTTTATAAATTCTTTAGATAATGAAAAAGCATGTGAATTTAGAGCTGAAATTTTAAGAAATATTGTAGAATTGCCCTTTTTAGCGGAAAGAGCGTTAATAACTCTTTTCTCAGAATATAGTATCTTGAGTAAAGATAATTTTAAAGATCTTGTTTTTAAGTTTTCTTTAAATAAGGATTATATAAATAAAATTTTTTTTTCCAAAGAAGGTAGAGAATTTTTTTAA
- the ftsH gene encoding ATP-dependent zinc metalloprotease FtsH, protein MNGSSNMNNNGKSNNKKKNKNWILGLVVIFLISAIFMSYFIRGGESYKNVPYSTFQNYLDNGLVESVVIIDKNLIQFVVKGSNFAKSYFSTSIPYLDINLLAELKNKKVELSSGKSQASLIGVLLQTLPWILFFIFFFFIFRQTQGGGGKVFTFGKSNAQKYEAGKNKITFKDVAGQEEVKQELREVVEFLKNPKKFEKIGAKIPKGVLLVGSPGTGKTLLAKAVAGEAGVSFFHMSGSDFVEMFVGVGASRVRDLFDNARKNSPCIIFIDELDAVGRSRGAGLGGGHDEREQTLNQLLVEMDGFGTHVNVIVMAATNRPDVLDSALLRPGRFDRQVTVSLPDIKEREAILNIHSSKTKLSKDINLQVIARATPGASGADLANLINEGALIAARNNQDEILMKDMEEARDKILMGVAKKSMTITDRQKLETAYHEAGHALLHYYLKHADPLHKVTIIPRGRALGVAFSLPREDRLSINKHQILDKIKICYGGYASEQINLGVTTAGVQNDLMQATSLAKKMVTEWGMGEEVGPIFLVDDEAPIFLPKEFSKAKAYSENTADKVDREVKRILEECLKEASDILVKHKDQLVKLAKELVLKETLTDKEVRELLGFEVNKDECDLFAVESIAKEVEGEDKKG, encoded by the coding sequence ATGAATGGCAGTAGTAATATGAATAATAATGGCAAATCTAATAATAAAAAGAAGAATAAAAATTGGATTTTAGGGCTTGTTGTTATTTTTTTAATTTCAGCAATATTTATGTCATATTTTATAAGGGGAGGGGAAAGCTATAAAAATGTTCCTTATAGCACTTTTCAGAATTATTTGGACAATGGCCTAGTTGAGTCTGTAGTAATAATTGATAAAAATTTGATTCAATTTGTTGTCAAGGGTTCTAACTTTGCAAAATCTTATTTTTCTACCAGTATTCCTTATCTTGATATAAATCTGCTTGCAGAATTAAAAAATAAAAAAGTTGAGCTTAGCTCAGGGAAAAGTCAAGCTTCTTTGATTGGGGTTTTATTACAAACTTTACCATGGATTTTATTTTTTATTTTCTTTTTCTTTATATTTCGTCAAACTCAAGGTGGTGGTGGAAAAGTTTTTACCTTTGGGAAGAGCAATGCTCAAAAGTATGAGGCTGGGAAGAATAAAATCACCTTTAAAGATGTTGCTGGTCAAGAAGAGGTTAAGCAAGAGCTTCGTGAAGTTGTTGAATTTCTTAAAAATCCCAAAAAATTTGAAAAAATAGGTGCAAAAATTCCCAAAGGAGTGCTTTTAGTTGGCTCTCCGGGTACTGGCAAGACTTTGCTTGCCAAAGCCGTTGCTGGAGAGGCTGGAGTTAGTTTTTTCCACATGTCAGGTTCAGATTTTGTTGAAATGTTTGTTGGAGTTGGAGCAAGTCGTGTTAGAGATTTATTTGATAATGCTAGGAAAAATTCTCCATGCATTATTTTTATTGATGAGCTTGATGCTGTTGGTCGAAGTCGTGGCGCAGGGCTTGGTGGTGGGCATGATGAAAGAGAACAAACTCTTAATCAGCTATTGGTTGAAATGGATGGATTTGGAACGCATGTTAATGTAATTGTTATGGCTGCTACAAATCGTCCTGATGTTCTTGACTCTGCTTTGCTTAGGCCTGGACGATTTGATCGGCAAGTAACAGTTTCTTTGCCTGATATTAAGGAAAGAGAGGCAATATTAAATATTCATTCTTCAAAAACAAAGCTTTCAAAAGATATTAATTTGCAGGTAATAGCAAGAGCTACTCCTGGAGCTAGTGGTGCTGATCTTGCAAATTTAATTAATGAAGGGGCCTTAATAGCTGCAAGGAATAATCAAGATGAAATTTTAATGAAGGATATGGAAGAGGCCAGAGATAAAATATTGATGGGAGTTGCAAAAAAATCTATGACTATTACTGATAGGCAAAAGCTTGAGACGGCTTATCATGAGGCAGGTCATGCTTTGCTTCACTATTATCTTAAACACGCCGATCCACTTCATAAGGTTACCATTATTCCAAGAGGCAGGGCACTTGGTGTTGCATTTTCGCTTCCAAGGGAAGATAGACTTTCAATAAACAAGCATCAAATTCTTGATAAAATAAAGATATGCTATGGTGGTTATGCTAGTGAGCAAATAAATTTAGGTGTTACAACAGCGGGCGTTCAAAATGATTTAATGCAAGCTACTAGCTTGGCTAAAAAAATGGTTACAGAGTGGGGTATGGGTGAAGAAGTTGGGCCAATATTTTTAGTAGATGATGAAGCACCCATTTTTCTTCCAAAAGAGTTTTCAAAGGCTAAGGCTTATTCTGAGAACACCGCTGATAAAGTTGACAGAGAGGTAAAAAGAATACTTGAAGAATGTTTAAAAGAGGCATCAGATATTCTTGTAAAGCATAAGGATCAACTTGTTAAGCTTGCAAAAGAACTTGTTTTGAAGGAAACTTTGACAGACAAAGAAGTGAGGGAACTCTTAGGTTTTGAAGTTAATAAAGATGAATGCGATCTATTTGCAGTAGAGTCTATTGCAAAAGAAGTAGAGGGGGAAGATAAAAAAGGTTAG